In one Melopsittacus undulatus isolate bMelUnd1 chromosome 4, bMelUnd1.mat.Z, whole genome shotgun sequence genomic region, the following are encoded:
- the LCT gene encoding lactase/phlorizin hydrolase — MELMCKIVCFFLLVSLSLGIDGKFAQNFIAIAGPLPSEFVNRLHLQDQVLSKKDQGPAVPEAHGYLCQQDLVASELLQYFSHLHEIGVTHYKIFLPWARILPKGDARKPDEAQVQCYQKLLETLVAAELRGVVVLHHQHVPGAVAAQAMGWKANAFADLFVEYAEFSFRVFGDLVDVWLTFSDLPDVLKSLPYDDPQYRAWALAAAHQRAYTIYHEKYAPADGKLSIAIGIDHDILSVKTKLIVCSCLHLEDDSVDFLSLSLQYGCGNKIDFYKKLNEFQNVWKDTDILVFSLKLLDCGSMEENLFIPVADIVTAINKEKARTIGYDVTEFLNFSSHVLSKTNALQENPDAVLPPRSSYQTVWEMFAKQSELERDSFLQDVFPSGFLWGTSTGAFNIEGAWAEDGKGESIWDQFGHTGHVYMNQTADVACDSYYKTSYDVYLLRGLHPQMYKFSVSWPRIFPDGTNETINSKGVDYYSKLINSLLDSNIEPMVTLFHWDLPQALQALGGWQNDSIIDTFVNYADFCFSTFGDRVKFWITFHEPWVISYAGYGTGEHPPGITDPGVASFKVAHTVLKAHAKVWHLYNDKYRSQQLGKVGLVLNSDWAEPKTPTNSEDVRASERYLQFMLGWFAHPVFVNGDYPDILKSQIQEVNQQCSTAVAQLPLFTEEEKSWVKGTADFFGLSHYTSHLVSAVTNGTCTPDYKNIGNFSLHVDPSWPQTASSWIHVVPWGLRRLLKFVSQEYTGSKIPIYIAGNGMPTKDSGDLINDTLRVDYFHRYINEALKAVKLDGVDVRSYMARSLIDGFEGPVGYSLKFGLHHVNFEDSNRPRTPKASAYFYSSIIEKNGFPPKALDRFTAPAVFDLPVPSKLPNLPASEVPSKAKVVWQKFSSQADFERDTYFYGTFPEDFSWGVSSSAYQIEGGWDADGKGPSIWDNFTHIPGNIKNNDTGDIACDSYNKVEEDIYLLRALGVKNYHFSLSWSRIFPSGRNNLINSHGVDYYNRLIDGLVANNITPMVTLYHWDLPQALQDIGGWENSALIDLFDSFADFCFQTFGDRVKFWITLNEPQVIAWVGYGLGAFPPNINDPGTAPYRVAHILLKAHARVYHTYDDKYRASQGGVITLCPNIEWVEPKTPTDPRDIEAADRHLQFLVGWFTHPIFKNGDYPEVMKWKVGNRSELQNLPSSRLPVFTAEEREYIRGTADVFCFNTYTSKIVTHAVTQLRPFSYEYDQEVSTSVDSSWPSSAISDQRAVAWGLRRLLNWIKEEYENPPIYIIENGVGVKTTSDVDDNTRIFYYKTYIDETLKAYNLDNVNLRGYNAWSLMDNFEWLNGYDPRFGLHQVDFDNPNRPRTPKRSAVYYAEIIRNNGIPMPKEDEFLYGEFPKNFWWSVATSAYQVEGGWREDGKGLSIWDQFSHTPLKISNGHTGDVACDSYHKIEEDVEMLKSLKVSHYRFSISWARVLPDGTTRYINEIGLNYYERLIDALLAANIMPQVTIYHWDLPQALQNIGGWENDTIVQRFKEYAELLFQRLGDKVKFWITLNEPYNVAYFGYGVGIAAPGISIRPGQAPYVVAHNLIKAHAEVWHLYNKTYRAKQGGLISITINSDWAEPRNPHNQEDISAARRSLQFFLGWFAHPIFKTGDYNEVMKTRIRERSLAQGLNQSRLPEFTESEKQRIKGTYDYFGLNHYTTVLTYNMNYPASVVSYDSDRGVASVTDRSWLNSGSSWLKVAPFGFRKLLKWIKEEYNNPPIYVTENGISERGASDFNDTLRTHYYRSYINEALKAIVLDGVDLRGYTAWALMDNFEWAEGFDEKFGLYHVNFTDPDLPRHPKASARYYSQIINCNGFPDPAAGPHPCLELEPEVPPTDTAPGPAASVHFLGLKLTSQRAEIALYVLFALSGVGALALALFAYRYGKLSKRSCKRSYMELSKL, encoded by the exons ATGGAGCTGATGTGTAAAATAGTCTGCTTCTTTCTGTTAGTCTCTCTCAGCCTTGGTATAGATGGGAAATTTGCTCAGAATTTTATCGCCATTGCAGGACCTCTACCCAGTGAGTTTGTAAATAGATTGCATTTGCAGGACCAAGTCCTATCCAAGAAAGATCAGGGCCCTGCTGTGCCTGAAGCCCATGGTTACCTTTGTCAGCAAGATCTTGTGgcttctgagctgctgcagtacTTCTCCCACCTTCATGAGATTGGGGTGACGCACTACAAAATCTTCCTTCCATGGGCACGCATTCTTCCCAAGGGGGATGCCAGGAAGCCGGATGAAGCTCAAGTGCAATGCTACCAGAAGCTACTTGAGACCCTGGTTGCCGCAGAGCTCAGGGGAGTGGTAGTTCTGCATCACCAGCATGTCCCTGGTGCTGTGGCTGCACAGGCCATGGGTTGGAAAGCCAATGCTTTTGCTGACCTTTTTGTGGAATATGCCGAGTTCAGCTTCCGTGTTTTTGGGGACCTCGTTGATGTGTGGCTCACCTTCAGTGACCTGCCAGATGTCCTTAAAAGCCTGCCTTATGATGACCCCCAGTACCGAGCCTGGGCCCTAGCTGCAGCTCATCAAAGAGCTTACACCATCTACCATGAGAAATATGCACCAGCAG atGGAAAGCTGTCCATTGCCATAGGAATTG ATCATGACATCCTTTCTGTAAAGACCAAACTCATTGTTTGTAGTTGTCTTCACTTGGAGGAT GATTCAGTAGACTTTCTGTCTCTCAGCCTCCAGTATGGTTGTGGAAACAAAATAGATTTCTACAAGAAATTGAATGAATTCCAG AATGTCTGGAAGGACACGGACATCTTGGTTTTTAGTCTGAAGCTCCTTGATTGTGGTTCCATGGAAGAGAATCTTTTCATACCAGTAGCTGACATTGTCACAG ctattaataaagaaaaggcACGAACAATTGGGTATGATGTTACTGAATTCTTGAACTTCTCGTCTCATGTTTTAAG caaaacaaatgctCTACAGGAGAACCCAGATGCTGTTCTTCCCCCTCGCTCCTCCTATCAAACAGTTTGGGAAATGTTTGCTAAGCAGTCTGAATTGGAGAGGGATTCTTTTCTGCAAGATGTTTTCCCAAGTGGTTTTCTCTGGGGCACATCCACAGGTGCCTTTAATATTGAAGGAGCTTGGGCAGAGGATGGGAAAGGAGAGAGCATCTGGGATCAGTTTGGACACACAGGTCATGTCTACATGAACCAAACAGCAGATGTGGCATGTGACAGCTATTATAAAACCAGCTATGATGTTTATCTACTTAGGGGTCTCCATCCCCAAATGTACAAGTTTTCTGTATCCTGGCCTAGAATTTTTCCTGATGGTACCAATGAGACCATCAACTCCAAGGGTGTTGATTATTACAGCAAATTAATTAACAGTTTGCTTGACTCTAACATTGAGCCCATGGTGACTCTCTTCCACTGGGACCTCCCACAAGCTCTTCAGGCTCTTGGTGGCTGGCAGAATGACAGTATCATAGATACTTTTGTAAACTATGCCGACTTCTGCTTTTCCACTTTTGGGGATCGGGTCAAGTTCTGGATTACTTTCCATGAGCCTTGGGTTATCAGCTATGCTGGATATGGCACCGGAGAGCATCCTCCAGGAATCACTGACCCAGGAGTAGCATCTTTCAAG GTGGCTCACACAGTTCTCAAGGCTCACGCCAAGGTCTGGCACTTGTACAATGACAAATACCGttctcagcagctgggaaaggtGGGGCTGGTGCTGAATTCAGATTGGGCTGAACCGAAGACTCCAACCAACTCTGAGGATGTGAGGGCATCTGAGAGGTACCTGCAGTTCATGCTGGGCTGGTTTGCTCACCCTGTATTTGTTAATGGTGATTACCCAGATATCCTGAAGTCTCAGATCCAGGAAGTAAACCAGCAGTGCTCCACAGCAGTTGCACAGCTACCTTTGTTTACAGAGGAAGAGAAGTCCTGGGTGAAAGGGACTGCAGATTTTTTTGGTCTTTCCCATTACACGTCCCACCTGGTCAGTGCTGTGACTAATGGGACCTGCACACCAGACTACAAGAACATCGGGAACTTCTCCTTGCATGTAGATCCTTCTTGGCCACAGACCGCCTCTTCTTGGATCCATGTGGTCCCTTGGGGTTTGAGAAGGCTGCTGAAGTTTGTGTCCCAGGAATATACAGGGTCAAAGATCCCAATTTACATAGCAGGAAATGGTATGCCGACAAAAGACTCAGGGGATCTTATTAATGACACTCTGCGAGTGGATTATTTCCACCGGTACATCAATGAGGCTCTAAAAG CGGTAAAACTAGACGGAGTTGATGTTCGGTCATATATGGCTCGGTCCCTCATCGATGGCTTTGAAGGCCCAGTGGGATACAGCCTAAAATTTGGGCTGCATCATGTGAATTTTGAAGATAGCAACAGACCAAGGACTCCCAAGGCATCTGCTTATTTCTATTCCAGTATTATTGAAAAAAACGGTTTCCCACCCAAAGCCTTGGACAGATTTACTGCACCGGCAGTGTTTGACCTACCTGTGCCATCCAAGTTGCCAAATTTACCAGCATCAGAAGTTCCCTCCAAGGCAAAAGTTGTCTGGCAGAAGTTTTCATCTCAAGCGGACTTTGAAAGGGACACATACTTTTATGGGACATTCCCAGAGGACTTTTCATGGGGTGTGTCTTCTTCTGCCTACCAGATAGAGGGAGGTTGGGATGCTGATGGCAAAGGACCCAGCATTTGGGATAATTTCACCCATATCCCAGGGAATATCAAGAATAATGACACTGGAGACATAGCCTGTGATAGCTACAACAAGGTGGAAGAAGATATTTACCTGCTGAGAGCCTTAGGGGTAAAGAACTATCATTTCTCCCTGTCTTGGTCTCGAATTTTCCCCAGTGGAAGGAACAACTTGATAAATAGCCACGGAGTTGACTACTATAACCGTCTTATTGATGGACTGGTTGCAAACAACATCACGCCAATGGTCACTCTCTACCACTGGGACCTTCCACAAGCTCTCCAGGACATTGGTGGCTGGGAGAACAGCGCACTGATTGACCTGTTTGATAGTTTTGCAGACTTCTGTTTCCAGACCTTTGGGGACAGGGTGAAGTTCTGGATTACACTTAATGAACCCCAAGTCATTGCATGGGTTGGCTACGGCCTTGGGGCATTTCCACCCAACATCAATGACCCTGGCACTGCTCCCTACAGGGTTGCCCACATCTTACTGAAAGCTCACGCCAGGGTCTACCACACGTACGATGACAAATACAGAGCAAGTCAGGGAGGGGTCATTACTCTGTGTCCCAACATTGAGTGGGTTGAGCCGAAGACACCAACTGACCCTAGGGACATAGAAGCTGCAGACAGGCACCTGCAGTTCCTGGTGGGGTGGTTTACACACccaattttcaaaaatggggACTACCCTGAGGTCATGAAGTGGAAAGTTGGGAACAGGAGTGAGCTCCAGAACCTGCCATCGTCTCGCCTACCAGTTTTCACAGCAGAAGAGCGTGAATACATCAGGGGGACGGCAGATGTGTTCTGCTTCAACACCTACACCTCCAAAATTGTAACCCATGCAGTGACACAGTTGAGGCCCTTCTCTTACGAGTATGACCAGGAAGTCTCAACAAGTGTTGACAGTTCCTGGCCTTCCTCTGCTATTTCTGACCAGCGGGCTGTGGCCTGGGGGCTGAGGAGGCTACTGAACTGGATCAAAGAAGAATATGAAAATCCCCCAATATATATAATTGAGAACGGGGTGGGGGTAAAGACCACATCAGATGTTGATGACAATACCAGGATATTTTACTACAAAACATACATTGATGAAACCTTAAAAG CTTACAATTTGGATAATGTTAATCTGAGAGGATATAACGCTTGGTCTTTGATGGATAACTTTGAATGGCTGAATGGTTATGATCCAAGATTCGGATTGCATCAGGTTGACTTTGACAATCCCAACAGGCCAAGAACCCCAAAGCGCTCTGCTGTGTACTATGCAGAAATCATCCGCAATAATGGTATCCCAATGCCAAAAGAAGATGAATTTTTATATGGAGAGTTTCCAAAGAACTTTTGGTGGAGTGTAGCAACTTCAGCATATCAG GTTGAGGGAGGGTGGAGAGAAGATGGGAAAGGACTAAGTATTTGGGATCAGTTTTCTCACACTCCCTTGAAAATCAGCAATGGTCACACTGGAGATGTAGCTTGTGACAGCTACCACAAAATTGAGGAGGATGTGGAAATGCTGAAAAGCCTCAAGGTGTCTCACTACCGCTTTTCAATCTCCTGGGCCCGCGTTCTCCCAGATGGGACCACCAGATACATCAATGAAATAGGACTGAACTACTATGAAAGGCTTATTGATGCTCTTCTGGCAGCTAACATCATGCCTCAG GTAACTATCTACCATTGGGACCTCCCACAGGCACTGCAGAACATTGGTGGGTGGGAGAATGATACCATAGTTCAGAGGTTTAAGGAATATGCTGAGCTCCTTTTCCAGAGACTGGGAGATAAAGTGAAATTTTGGATAACCCTCAATGAACCCTACAACGTTGCGTATTTTGGTTATGGTGTTGGAATAGCTGCTCCAG GCATTTCCATTCGACCAGGGCAAGCTCCCTACGTGGTGGCGCACAACTTAATAAAGGCCCATGCGGAAGTCTGGCACCTCTACAATAAGACCTACCGGGCAAAGCAAGGAGGTTTAATCTCTATCACCATCAACTCTGACTGGGCAGAACCAAGGAACCCACACAACCAGGAAGACATCAGTGCTGCCAGACGATCCTTGCAG TTTTTCTTAGGCTGGTTTGCTCATCCCATTTTCAAAACTGGTGATTATAATGAAGTGATGAAAACAAGGATTCGGGAACGCAGCCTGGCTCAGGGTCTGAACCAGTCCCG GCTTCCAGAATTTactgaaagtgaaaagcaaagaattaaaGGCACATATGACTACTTCGGTCTGAATCATTATACTACGGTATTAACATACAACATGAACTATCCTGCTAGTGTTGTGTCGTATGACTCTGACAG GGGTGTAGCTTCAGTAACAGACCGCAGCTGGCTGAACTCGGGTTCCTCCTGGCTAAAGGTGGCACCCTTTGGTTTCCGAAAGCTCCTGAAATGGATAAAGGAAGAGTACAACAATCCTCCTATTTATGTGACTGAAAATGGGATCTCTGAAAGGGGAGCCTCAGACTTCAATGACACTTTGCGAACACATTACTATCGGAGCTACATTAATGAAGCACTGAAAG CCATTGTGCTTGATGGTGTTGACTTACGAGGCTACACTGCATGGGCACTGATGGACAACTTCGAGTGGGCAGAGGGCTTCGATGAGAAGTTTGGGCTCTACCATGTGAATTTCACAGACCCGGACTTGCCACGGCACCCCAAGGCGTCTGCCAGGTACTACTCACAGATCATAAACTGCAATGGGTTTCCAGACCCAGCAGCTGGCCCACATCCTTGTCTGGAACTGGAGCCTGAAG TGCCACCAACAGACACCGCACCAGGACCAGCTGCCAGTGTGCACTTCTTGGGATTAAAATTAACGTCACAGAGAGCAGAAATAGCACTATATGTGCTTTTTGCTCTTTCAGGAGTTGGAGCATTGGCCTTGGCTCTTTTTGCGTATAGGTATGGAAAGTTATCTAAAAGATCCTGTAAAAGATCATACATGGAACTTAGTAAACTGTGA
- the UBXN4 gene encoding UBX domain-containing protein 4 — protein MMWFGGSIPAAIAAAKQRSSVFVVFVSGEDEQSTEMAARWEDEKVSEAAADGFVAIKIDTKSEACLQFSQIYPVVCVPSSFFIGDNGIPLEVIAGSISVEELVTRIHKVKQMHTGKGQPLENGSETSAPYPSSQPDGASENTQSRAAEFCDSPVTSETMRPSASNDGANSDQTSQEATNSSDEQVSEAQPVNDLALKVERITKKLEERREEKRKEEEQKEIKKEIERRKTGKEMLEYKRRQEEELTKRMLEERNREKAEDRAARERIRQQIAMDRAERAARFAKSKEEAEAAKAAALQASRAEIEARKEAAQKERSAIARIQFRLPDGSSFTNQFPSEARLEEARQFAAQTVGNAYGSFSLATMFPRREFTKEDYGKTLLELELAPSASVVLLPAGRPATSVVQASGGDLWKFLGTILYPLLAVWRFISNFLFTSPPPSQSAVRSAHQPDHPNPSASSSTEQSRQAVRKRVLEKRGEDFKKEGKIYRLRTQDDGEDENNTWNGNSTQQM, from the exons ATGATGTGGTTCGGAGGGTCTATCCCGGCCGCTATCGCCGCAGCCAAGCAGCGGAGCTCGGTTTTCGTCGTGTTCGTGTCAG GTGAGGATGAACAGTCTACTGAGATGGCTGCAAGGTGGGAAGATGAGAAGGTGTCTGAAGCTGCCGCAGATGGTTTTGTTGCTATTAAGATTGACACCAAAAG tgAAGCATGCCTGCAGTTTTCTCAAATTT ATCCTGTAGTGTGCGTTCCATCCAGTTTTTTTATAGGAGACAACGGAATCCCTTTGGAAGTAATTGCTGGCAGCATTTCTGTTGAAGAGCTTGTTACAAGAATCCATAAAGTTAAACAG ATGCACACAGGAAAAGGGCAGCCTTTGGAAAATGGAAGTGAAACTTCTGCTCCCTATCCCTCCTCTCAACCTGATGGTGCTTCAGAAAATACACAATCCAGAGCAGCAGAGTTTTGTGACTCCCCTGTCACATCTGAGACAATGAGACCTTCTGCTAGTAACG ATGGAGCAAATTCAGATCAAACAAGCCAGGAAGCAACTAATTCTTCAGATGAGCAAGTGAGTGAAGCTCAGCCTGTGAATGATCTTGCACTCAAAGTAGAAAG AATAACAAAAAAGCTTGAAGAAAGAcgagaagagaaaaggaaagaagaagaacag aaagaaattaagaaagaaattgaACGGAGAAAAACTGGTAAAGAAATGTTGGAGTACAAAAGGCGACAGGAGGAAGAATTGACAAAACGTATGTTAgaggaaaggaacagagaaaaggcagaagacagAGCTGCGAGAGAGCGCATAAGACAACAGATTGCAATg GATCGTGCTGAGAGAGCTGCTCGCTTTGCAAAAtcaaaggaagaagcagaagctgcaaaagcagcagctcttcaggCTAGTCGGGCTGAAATAGAGGCCAGGAAAGAAGCTGCTCAAAAGGAGCGAAG TGCAATAGCCAGGATTCAGTTCCGCCTTCCAGATGGATCTTCCTTTACTAACCAGTTCCCATCTGAAGCACGGCTAGAAGAAGCAAGGCAGTTTGCTGCACAG ACGGTTGGTAATGCTTATGGTAGTTTTTCACTGGCGACAATGTTTCCCAGAAGGGAGTTTACCAAAGAAGATTATGGAAAGACGTTACTGGAACTAGAGTTAGCACCCAGTGCTTCAGTTGTGTTGCTGCCG GCGGGAAGACCTGCTACTTCTGTGGTTCAGGCGTCAGGCGGTGATCTCTGGAAGTTCTTGGGCACAATACTTTATCCCCTCTTAGCGGTTTGGAGATTTATTAGCAACTTCCTGTTTACAAGTCCACCCCCTTCACAGTCTGCCGTGAGATCAGCTCATCAGCCAGACCATCCCAATCCTTCGGcatccagcagcactgagcaaagCAG GCAAGCAGTCAGGAAACGAGTACTGGAAAAGCGGGGGGAAGACttcaaaaaagaaggaaaaatatatagACTGAGGACTCAAGATGATGGAGAAGATGAAAACAATACTTGGAATGGAAATTCTACACAACAAATGTAG